A region of Leclercia adecarboxylata DNA encodes the following proteins:
- a CDS encoding SgrR family transcriptional regulator has translation MRQLQKIRQYQRLYQHYGAEPELTTLAEVAEVALCSERHARTLLRQLAESGWLSWRAQAGRGHRATLHCLVTTSELSAPLMHACLEKGDYQSALQLADGDPASLHHIITPFLGGKWLKHQPTLRIPWYRPLTSLHPALHRRRAEQHIICAVHAGLTRYEPGQAQPVADLAHHWACSDDGLRWHFYLRSGAHWHNGQPVSDDDILSAVQQLLGDPARSSGLLHIDAVTLAAPWCLAVYLHAPDALLAHRLAHPVCRLPHPRQPEVGAGPFAIARHHSHFLRLERQPWYFAGHPLLHAIEFWRTGMATDKPAWITVGKGNAPQEAVTSTSGGFAWLMVNAKVPAALAAWLRQSLLTLNQQCFDWREDLQTQTEILPGLQVPDLPAGPDIALPPHLRLVCYNTPELRELAEKWRVQLHQRGCELHTDWKDRDGWYAPDTLADADLLLGDHLATGMAGFALAEWFIYEPAWATALGEDRWQQEKARLMQHSHSEAQFDAHLTPFFQRLLAEGRCTPLFHYRYRINALENVQDMVLTAGGWLDFTRAWLPPAAL, from the coding sequence ATGCGCCAGCTCCAGAAGATCCGTCAGTATCAACGGCTGTATCAGCACTACGGCGCAGAGCCTGAGCTCACCACTCTCGCCGAAGTGGCCGAGGTGGCGCTGTGCAGCGAACGCCACGCCCGCACGCTGCTGCGCCAGCTGGCCGAAAGCGGCTGGCTAAGCTGGCGCGCCCAGGCGGGGCGCGGGCATCGCGCCACCCTGCACTGTCTGGTCACCACCAGCGAACTCAGCGCCCCGCTGATGCATGCCTGCCTGGAGAAAGGAGATTATCAGAGCGCGCTACAGCTGGCGGACGGCGACCCGGCCAGCCTGCACCACATCATCACCCCGTTTCTCGGCGGCAAATGGCTCAAGCACCAGCCGACGCTGCGCATTCCCTGGTACCGCCCGCTCACCTCGCTGCATCCGGCGCTCCACCGACGGCGCGCCGAGCAACATATCATCTGCGCGGTCCACGCCGGATTAACCCGCTATGAACCAGGCCAGGCGCAGCCGGTTGCCGACCTGGCGCACCACTGGGCCTGCTCTGACGACGGCCTGCGCTGGCATTTTTACCTGCGCAGCGGCGCGCACTGGCATAACGGCCAGCCGGTCAGCGATGACGACATCCTGAGCGCGGTCCAGCAGCTTTTGGGCGATCCGGCCCGCAGCAGCGGATTACTGCATATCGACGCGGTCACTCTTGCCGCCCCCTGGTGTCTGGCGGTGTACCTGCATGCGCCGGATGCCCTGCTGGCCCATCGCCTGGCGCATCCTGTCTGCCGTCTGCCGCATCCCCGACAGCCTGAGGTGGGTGCAGGGCCGTTCGCCATTGCCCGCCACCACTCGCATTTTCTGCGCCTCGAGCGCCAGCCCTGGTACTTTGCCGGCCACCCGCTGCTGCACGCCATTGAGTTCTGGCGTACCGGCATGGCGACCGATAAACCGGCATGGATAACGGTGGGTAAAGGCAACGCCCCGCAGGAAGCGGTCACCTCCACCAGCGGTGGATTTGCGTGGTTGATGGTCAATGCAAAGGTGCCCGCCGCGCTTGCCGCCTGGCTGCGCCAGAGCCTGCTGACCCTCAACCAGCAGTGCTTCGACTGGCGAGAAGATCTTCAGACGCAGACCGAGATTCTTCCCGGCTTGCAGGTTCCCGACCTGCCCGCCGGGCCCGATATCGCGCTGCCGCCCCATTTGAGGCTGGTGTGCTATAACACGCCGGAATTGCGCGAACTGGCAGAGAAGTGGCGGGTTCAGCTGCATCAGCGCGGCTGCGAGCTGCACACCGACTGGAAAGATCGTGACGGCTGGTACGCCCCCGATACGCTGGCGGATGCCGATCTGCTGCTGGGGGATCATCTGGCGACCGGGATGGCCGGGTTTGCGCTGGCGGAGTGGTTTATCTATGAGCCGGCCTGGGCTACGGCACTGGGGGAGGATCGCTGGCAGCAGGAGAAAGCGCGCCTGATGCAACACAGCCACAGCGAAGCGCAGTTTGACGCGCACCTGACGCCCTTTTTCCAGCGCCTGCTGGCGGAAGGCCGCTGCACGCCGCTGTTCCACTATCGCTACCGGATCAACGCCCTGGAAAACGTGCAGGATATGGTGCTGACCGCGGGGGGCTGGCTCGACTTTACCCGCGCCTGGCTGCCCCCGGCTGCCCTGTAG
- a CDS encoding LacI family DNA-binding transcriptional regulator — MTTMLEVAKRAGVSKATVSRVLSGNGYVSQETKDRVFQAIEESGYRPNLLARNLATKSTQTLGLVVTNTLYHGVYFSELLFHAARMTEEKGRQLILADGKHSADEERAAIQYLLDMRCDAIIIYPRFLSVDEMDEIIQKHEQPVIVLNRRLRKNSSHCVWSDHKASSQAAVSTLIEQGHRDIAFITGSLDSPTGIERLSGYKDALAAHRIPLRESLIVEGKWNPASGAAGVATLLARGERFTALVASNDDMAIGAIKQLHDSGVAVPEAVSVIGFDDIAMAPYIVPSLSSVRVPVTEMVKETISRLIFMLDGGDFTFRQTFAGELILRDSAIPGPHR, encoded by the coding sequence ATGACCACGATGCTGGAAGTGGCGAAGCGGGCAGGGGTCTCGAAGGCGACGGTTTCCCGGGTGCTTTCGGGCAATGGCTACGTGAGCCAGGAGACAAAAGACAGGGTTTTTCAGGCGATTGAAGAGAGCGGCTACCGGCCCAACTTGCTGGCGCGCAACCTGGCGACCAAAAGCACGCAGACCCTCGGGCTGGTGGTGACCAACACCCTCTACCACGGGGTCTATTTCAGCGAACTGCTGTTCCACGCGGCGCGAATGACCGAGGAAAAAGGGCGTCAGCTGATCCTCGCCGACGGCAAGCACAGCGCCGATGAAGAGCGGGCCGCGATCCAGTATCTGCTGGATATGCGCTGCGATGCGATCATCATCTATCCGCGTTTTCTCAGCGTCGATGAGATGGACGAGATCATCCAGAAGCACGAGCAGCCGGTGATCGTGCTCAACCGTCGTCTGCGCAAAAACAGCAGCCACTGCGTCTGGTCAGATCATAAAGCCTCCAGCCAGGCGGCGGTATCAACCCTTATCGAACAGGGCCATCGCGATATCGCGTTTATTACCGGATCGCTGGATTCCCCCACCGGGATTGAACGTCTTTCCGGCTACAAAGATGCCCTTGCTGCCCACCGTATTCCCCTGCGCGAATCGCTGATTGTCGAAGGCAAATGGAACCCTGCCAGCGGCGCGGCTGGCGTGGCAACGCTACTGGCGCGCGGCGAGCGCTTTACCGCGCTGGTGGCGAGTAATGACGATATGGCGATTGGCGCCATCAAACAGCTTCACGACAGCGGGGTTGCCGTACCGGAAGCGGTATCGGTAATAGGTTTCGATGACATTGCGATGGCGCCGTACATTGTGCCGTCGCTCTCCAGCGTGCGCGTGCCGGTGACCGAGATGGTGAAAGAGACCATCAGCCGTCTGATCTTTATGCTCGATGGCGGGGACTTCACCTTCCGCCAGACCTTCGCCGGAGAGCTGATCCTGCGGGATTCCGCCATCCCCGGTCCGCACCGCTGA
- the ascF gene encoding PTS cellobiose/arbutin/salicin transporter subunit IIBC: MAKNYAALANAVVSALGGKDNIVAVTHCMTRLRFVAKDESLIDSATLKSISGVLGVVRNDNQCQVIIGNTVSQAYREVVSLLPAGLQPAAPQGPQKLTFRRVGAGILDALIGTMSPLIPAIIGGSMVKLLAMILEMTGVLTKGEPTLTILTVIGDGAFFFLPLMVAASAAVKFKTNMSLAIAIAGVLVHPSFIELMAKAAQGEHVEFAFVPVTAVKYTYTVIPALVMTWCLSYIERWVDRITPAVTKNFLKPMLIVLIAAPLAIVLIGPLGIWIGSAISALVYTIHGYLGWLSVAIMGALWPLLVMTGMHRVFTPTIIQTIAETGKEGMVMPSEIGANLSLGGSSLAVAWKTKNPELRQTALAAAASAIMAGISEPALYGVAVRLKRPLIASLISGFICGAVAGIAGLASHSMAAPGLFTSVQFFDPANPMSIVWVFGVMALAVVLSFVLTLILGFEDIPVEDEAEKARALQSAPVQAKAAQA, translated from the coding sequence ATGGCCAAAAACTATGCTGCGCTGGCGAATGCCGTTGTCAGCGCGCTCGGCGGCAAAGACAACATTGTCGCCGTCACCCACTGTATGACCCGGCTGCGCTTCGTGGCGAAAGACGAGAGCCTGATCGACAGCGCCACGCTTAAGAGCATCAGCGGCGTGCTGGGGGTAGTGCGCAACGACAACCAGTGCCAGGTGATCATCGGCAATACCGTTTCTCAGGCGTACCGCGAGGTGGTGAGCCTGCTGCCCGCCGGGCTACAGCCTGCCGCGCCGCAGGGGCCGCAAAAGCTGACCTTCAGACGCGTTGGCGCGGGCATTCTTGATGCGCTGATCGGCACCATGTCTCCGCTGATCCCAGCGATCATCGGCGGGTCGATGGTCAAACTGCTGGCGATGATCCTTGAGATGACCGGCGTGCTGACCAAAGGCGAACCAACGCTGACCATTCTGACGGTGATCGGCGACGGCGCGTTCTTCTTCCTGCCGCTGATGGTGGCCGCCTCTGCTGCCGTGAAATTTAAGACCAACATGTCGCTGGCGATCGCCATTGCGGGCGTGCTGGTTCACCCAAGCTTTATCGAGCTGATGGCCAAAGCGGCGCAGGGCGAGCACGTTGAGTTCGCGTTTGTGCCGGTAACGGCGGTGAAATATACCTACACGGTGATCCCAGCGCTGGTCATGACCTGGTGCCTGTCGTATATCGAGCGCTGGGTGGACAGAATTACCCCGGCCGTTACCAAAAACTTCCTGAAGCCGATGCTGATCGTCCTGATCGCCGCCCCGCTCGCCATCGTCCTGATTGGACCGCTGGGGATCTGGATCGGTAGCGCCATCTCCGCGCTGGTTTACACCATCCACGGCTATCTGGGCTGGCTCTCTGTCGCCATCATGGGCGCACTGTGGCCGCTGCTGGTGATGACCGGGATGCACCGCGTCTTTACCCCAACCATCATTCAGACCATTGCCGAAACCGGCAAAGAGGGAATGGTGATGCCGTCTGAAATCGGCGCCAACCTGTCCCTCGGCGGTTCATCGCTGGCGGTCGCATGGAAAACGAAAAACCCGGAACTGCGCCAGACGGCGCTGGCGGCAGCGGCTTCCGCGATTATGGCGGGGATCTCTGAACCGGCGCTGTACGGCGTGGCGGTTCGCCTGAAACGTCCGCTCATTGCGAGCCTGATCAGCGGCTTTATCTGCGGCGCCGTCGCCGGGATCGCCGGGCTTGCCAGCCACTCGATGGCGGCACCGGGCCTGTTTACCAGCGTCCAGTTCTTTGACCCGGCTAACCCGATGTCCATCGTCTGGGTATTCGGGGTGATGGCCCTGGCCGTGGTGCTCTCTTTCGTGCTGACCCTGATCCTGGGCTTTGAAGATATCCCGGTTGAAGACGAAGCAGAAAAAGCCCGCGCGCTGCAATCCGCACCGGTTCAGGCCAAAGCAGCACAAGCATAA
- a CDS encoding 6-phospho-beta-glucosidase: MSVFPQGFLWGGALAANQSEGAYREGGKGLTTVDMIPHGANRLAVKVGKEKRFSLRDDEFYPSHDAIDFYHRYKEDIALMAEMGFTVFRTSIAWSRLYPNGDEPLPNKEGIAFYRAVFEECKKYNIEPLVTLCHFDVPMHLVTEYGSWRNRKMVDFFARYARTCFEEFNGLVKYWLTFNEINIMLHSPFSGAGLVFEEGENEDQVKYQAAHHELVASALATKIAHEVNPEHQVGCMLAGGNFYPYSCKPEDVWMALEKDRENLFFIDVQARGSYPAYSARVFREKGVVIVKDPGDDELLKNTVDFVSFSYYASRCASADMNANNTSAANIVKSLRNPHIEVSEWGWGIDPLGLRITMNMMYDRYQKPLFLVENGLGAKDEIDANGEINDDYRISYLREHIRAMGEAIEDGIPLMGYTSWGCIDLVAASTGEMSKRYGFIYVDRDDAGNGTLDRKRKKSFWWYKKVIASNGADLD; the protein is encoded by the coding sequence ATGTCAGTTTTTCCACAAGGATTTTTATGGGGCGGCGCACTGGCCGCTAACCAGAGCGAAGGCGCGTACCGCGAAGGCGGCAAGGGCCTGACCACCGTCGACATGATCCCCCACGGCGCCAACCGTCTGGCGGTGAAGGTCGGCAAGGAAAAACGCTTTTCGCTGCGTGACGACGAGTTCTATCCCAGCCACGACGCGATCGATTTCTACCATCGCTATAAGGAAGATATCGCCTTAATGGCCGAGATGGGCTTCACGGTCTTTCGCACCTCGATTGCCTGGAGCCGTCTCTACCCGAACGGCGACGAACCGCTGCCTAATAAAGAAGGCATTGCCTTTTACCGGGCGGTATTCGAGGAGTGCAAAAAGTACAACATCGAGCCGCTGGTGACCCTGTGCCACTTCGACGTGCCGATGCATCTGGTCACCGAATACGGCTCCTGGCGCAACCGCAAGATGGTCGACTTCTTCGCCCGCTATGCGCGCACCTGTTTCGAGGAGTTCAACGGGCTGGTGAAGTACTGGCTCACCTTCAACGAGATCAACATTATGCTGCACAGCCCGTTCTCCGGTGCAGGGCTGGTGTTTGAGGAAGGCGAAAACGAGGATCAGGTGAAGTACCAGGCGGCGCACCACGAGCTGGTTGCCAGCGCGCTGGCAACCAAAATCGCCCACGAGGTCAACCCTGAGCACCAGGTCGGCTGCATGCTGGCGGGGGGCAACTTCTACCCGTACTCCTGCAAACCGGAAGACGTGTGGATGGCGCTGGAAAAAGATCGTGAAAACCTGTTCTTTATCGACGTCCAGGCCCGCGGCAGTTACCCGGCCTACTCAGCCCGCGTGTTCCGCGAAAAAGGGGTGGTGATTGTCAAAGATCCTGGCGATGACGAGCTGCTGAAAAACACCGTCGATTTTGTCTCGTTCAGCTATTACGCCTCGCGCTGCGCCTCGGCGGACATGAATGCCAACAACACCAGCGCGGCCAACATCGTTAAATCCCTGCGTAACCCGCACATTGAGGTGAGCGAGTGGGGCTGGGGCATCGACCCGCTGGGCCTGCGTATCACCATGAACATGATGTACGACCGCTACCAGAAGCCGCTGTTCCTGGTAGAGAACGGTCTGGGAGCGAAGGATGAGATTGACGCTAACGGCGAGATCAATGACGACTACCGCATCAGCTACCTGCGGGAGCATATCCGCGCGATGGGCGAGGCGATAGAAGACGGCATTCCGCTGATGGGCTACACCAGCTGGGGCTGTATCGATCTGGTGGCCGCGTCAACGGGCGAGATGAGCAAGCGCTACGGCTTTATCTATGTCGATCGCGATGATGCCGGCAACGGTACCCTCGATCGCAAACGCAAAAAATCGTTCTGGTGGTATAAAAAAGTGATCGCCAGCAACGGTGCCGATCTGGATTAA
- a CDS encoding ABC transporter substrate-binding protein, giving the protein MKKVISALGLLIATAGSAFATTYPLTIENCGYKETFTKAPERVVALGQNTVEILLLLGLEDKVAASAFWPTKVLPELAEKNKKVKTLTVEIPTLESILAQNPDFVPAQLPLLLGPESKVAKREDLATVGVNSYMSPGMCATKKEIGDMYGSRQKLWDMSFLYKEIEDFARIFNVEDRGQALIADFKKREADLRAEFSKSKKDLSFVFWFSSSSPSSDAYVGGKNSASGFIANVLGGHNAITSETEWPTVGWESIIAANPDVIVVSSLDRNRWALDNAEEKIKFLKSDPAVSQLDAVKKGHIVVMDGQAMNPTIRTIYGAEQIAEQLRKMGLN; this is encoded by the coding sequence ATGAAAAAGGTCATCAGCGCATTAGGATTGCTGATCGCGACAGCCGGTTCTGCCTTTGCGACCACATACCCTCTGACGATTGAGAATTGCGGATATAAAGAAACCTTCACTAAAGCACCGGAACGCGTGGTCGCGCTGGGGCAGAACACCGTAGAGATTCTCCTGCTGCTGGGCCTGGAAGATAAGGTCGCCGCCAGCGCCTTCTGGCCGACCAAAGTGCTGCCTGAACTCGCTGAGAAGAACAAGAAAGTCAAAACGCTGACCGTCGAGATCCCGACCCTGGAATCCATCCTGGCGCAAAACCCGGACTTCGTTCCGGCGCAGCTGCCGCTGCTGCTGGGGCCAGAGAGTAAAGTCGCCAAACGCGAAGATCTCGCCACCGTCGGCGTGAACAGCTATATGTCGCCGGGCATGTGCGCCACCAAAAAAGAGATTGGCGATATGTACGGCAGCCGCCAGAAGCTGTGGGACATGAGCTTCCTGTATAAAGAGATCGAAGATTTCGCCAGAATCTTCAACGTCGAAGATCGCGGCCAGGCCCTGATCGCCGATTTCAAAAAGCGCGAAGCCGACCTGCGCGCTGAATTCAGCAAAAGCAAAAAAGACCTGTCGTTCGTCTTCTGGTTCTCCAGCTCCTCCCCTTCCTCTGACGCCTACGTCGGCGGGAAAAACAGCGCCTCCGGCTTTATCGCCAACGTGCTGGGCGGCCACAACGCCATCACCTCCGAAACCGAATGGCCGACCGTGGGCTGGGAGAGCATTATCGCCGCTAACCCGGACGTGATCGTGGTCTCCAGCCTCGACCGCAACCGCTGGGCGCTGGATAACGCCGAGGAAAAAATCAAATTCCTGAAGAGCGATCCGGCCGTCAGCCAGCTGGATGCGGTGAAAAAAGGTCACATTGTGGTGATGGACGGCCAGGCCATGAACCCGACCATCCGCACCATCTACGGCGCGGAACAGATTGCTGAACAGCTCAGAAAGATGGGACTGAATTAA
- a CDS encoding FecCD family ABC transporter permease, which translates to MTAVVQQTRLNWLRPASGLLAVVALLLVIAFGVSVGELAIPLQSVFYAITNKMGLTAEPLNRIYESVIWDFRLSRALVAACCGAGLAICGAVLQSLLKNALAEPYVLGVSAGASTGAVSVVVLGIGSGAVTLSAGAFAGAFTAFAFVALLTNGARGGSERTILAGVAASQLFNAITAWTVSTSASAQQARDVMFWLLGSFSGVRWPEFQLVLVAVLVGLAICLYYARALDAFTFGDDAAASLGIAVPWVRLILFIVTALMTATIVSMAGSIGFVGLVVPHMMRFFFGPLHRTLLIASALAGAILMVLADIASRLLIAPQSLPVGVVTALVGVPFFAVIIYRSRNK; encoded by the coding sequence ATGACCGCCGTGGTTCAACAGACCCGGCTGAACTGGCTGAGGCCGGCGTCGGGTCTCCTGGCAGTGGTGGCGCTGCTGCTGGTTATCGCCTTTGGCGTCAGCGTGGGGGAACTGGCAATCCCCCTGCAGAGCGTGTTCTACGCCATTACCAATAAAATGGGCTTAACCGCGGAGCCGCTCAATCGCATCTACGAGAGCGTGATCTGGGATTTTCGCCTGAGCCGGGCATTGGTAGCGGCCTGCTGCGGTGCCGGTCTGGCTATCTGCGGCGCGGTGCTGCAAAGCCTGCTGAAAAACGCCCTCGCCGAACCTTACGTGCTGGGCGTTTCAGCCGGGGCGTCAACCGGTGCGGTCTCCGTGGTGGTGCTGGGCATTGGCAGCGGTGCCGTTACCCTTTCCGCCGGGGCCTTTGCCGGGGCGTTTACCGCCTTCGCGTTTGTGGCCCTGCTGACCAACGGCGCCCGTGGCGGCAGCGAGCGCACTATTCTTGCCGGGGTCGCCGCCTCGCAGCTGTTTAACGCCATTACCGCCTGGACCGTCAGCACCTCGGCCAGCGCGCAGCAGGCACGTGACGTGATGTTCTGGCTGCTGGGCAGTTTTAGCGGCGTGAGATGGCCGGAATTCCAGCTGGTTCTGGTTGCGGTGCTGGTGGGTCTGGCGATCTGTCTTTATTACGCCCGGGCGCTGGACGCCTTCACCTTTGGCGACGATGCCGCCGCCTCGCTCGGGATCGCCGTGCCCTGGGTACGCCTGATCCTGTTTATCGTCACCGCCTTAATGACGGCAACCATCGTCAGCATGGCGGGCTCCATCGGCTTTGTCGGCCTGGTGGTACCGCACATGATGCGCTTCTTCTTTGGGCCGTTGCACCGCACACTGCTTATCGCCAGCGCGCTGGCGGGTGCCATCCTGATGGTGCTGGCGGATATCGCCTCCCGCCTGCTGATCGCCCCGCAAAGCCTGCCGGTCGGCGTCGTCACCGCGCTGGTGGGCGTGCCGTTCTTTGCCGTGATTATCTATCGTTCAAGGAATAAGTGA
- a CDS encoding ABC transporter ATP-binding protein — translation MSITAENITWKVGKKVIVDNVSLSVSQGQTVGLLGPNGSGKSSLLRILAGLRRPHSGTVAVDGKSITGIPKKQLARRVAFVEQHGMTDANMRVRDVVKLGRIPHHSPFSGWTAQDDETVTQALKTVDMLHHSEQGWLSLSGGERQRVHIARALAQMPTEILLDEPTNHLDIHHQMQLMQLISQLPVTSIVAIHDLNHASMFCDALIVMQKGRVVASGTPQAILTEELLWEIFRVKTRIELSPDHGKKHIHFLV, via the coding sequence ATGAGCATCACTGCTGAAAATATCACCTGGAAGGTGGGTAAAAAGGTCATCGTTGATAATGTCTCGCTGTCGGTATCCCAGGGGCAGACCGTGGGCCTGCTGGGGCCAAACGGCTCCGGCAAATCGTCGCTGCTGCGGATCCTGGCTGGTTTACGCCGCCCCCATAGCGGCACCGTCGCGGTGGACGGCAAAAGCATCACCGGCATCCCGAAAAAACAGCTCGCCCGTCGGGTCGCTTTTGTGGAACAGCACGGGATGACCGACGCCAACATGCGCGTGCGTGACGTGGTCAAGCTGGGGCGTATTCCGCACCACTCCCCGTTCTCCGGCTGGACGGCGCAGGATGACGAAACGGTCACCCAGGCGCTGAAGACGGTGGATATGCTGCATCACAGCGAGCAGGGCTGGCTGAGCCTCTCCGGCGGTGAGCGCCAGCGGGTGCACATTGCCCGGGCGCTGGCGCAGATGCCGACCGAAATCCTGCTGGATGAACCCACCAACCACCTCGACATCCACCATCAGATGCAGCTGATGCAGTTGATCAGCCAGCTTCCGGTCACCAGCATCGTCGCCATTCACGATCTTAACCACGCCTCCATGTTCTGCGATGCGCTGATCGTGATGCAGAAAGGGCGCGTGGTGGCCAGCGGTACGCCGCAGGCGATCCTGACCGAAGAGCTGCTGTGGGAGATATTCCGGGTGAAAACCCGTATTGAACTCTCCCCCGACCATGGCAAAAAACATATCCACTTCCTCGTCTGA
- a CDS encoding MFS transporter: MTVIRPATQLWPPVLLGSQFVFNIGFYAVVPFLAIFLRDDMLLSGGLIGLVLGLRTFSQQGMFIVGGALSDRYGARVIILCGCVVRVVGYLLLAFGYSLPVIIAGACLTGIGGALFSPSIEALLAKAGTRSEAQGKRSRAEWFALFAVCGELGAVLGPVAGALLTGLGFRQVALAGAAVFVVALIVLFFCLPAGTHKNQALHITPWWTTFRQPRFVAFIIAWSSWLLSYNQLYLALPVEIQRAGGSEKDLGPLFMLASGLVILFQLPLARFARRVGAVRILPVGFLLIASAFLSVALFASSEPATGLLRLLPAACFVTLLTTGQMLLVPAGKDVVPWFASESTLGAHYDALATAGGCAVLAGNLLLGDLLDQALTPSVGAIVPWLVLAVFPLCSAIAMVIICRPMRRPGA; the protein is encoded by the coding sequence GTGACAGTGATTCGTCCCGCCACGCAACTCTGGCCGCCCGTTCTGCTGGGCAGCCAGTTTGTTTTCAACATTGGTTTTTATGCCGTCGTCCCCTTTCTGGCGATCTTTTTGCGCGACGATATGCTGCTCTCCGGGGGGCTTATCGGCCTGGTGCTCGGGCTGCGCACCTTCTCGCAGCAGGGGATGTTTATCGTCGGCGGTGCCCTCTCCGACCGCTACGGCGCGCGCGTCATTATTCTGTGCGGCTGCGTCGTGCGGGTGGTGGGCTATCTGCTGCTGGCCTTTGGCTACAGTCTGCCGGTGATTATCGCCGGGGCGTGCCTCACCGGGATCGGCGGCGCGCTCTTCTCCCCCTCCATCGAAGCGTTACTGGCAAAAGCCGGAACCCGCAGCGAGGCGCAGGGCAAACGCAGCCGCGCCGAGTGGTTCGCCCTGTTTGCGGTGTGCGGCGAGCTGGGGGCGGTGCTTGGCCCGGTCGCGGGCGCGCTGCTCACCGGTCTCGGTTTTCGCCAGGTGGCGCTGGCGGGTGCCGCGGTCTTTGTGGTGGCGCTGATTGTGCTGTTCTTCTGTCTGCCTGCGGGGACACACAAAAATCAGGCGCTGCACATCACGCCATGGTGGACCACCTTTCGCCAGCCGCGGTTCGTGGCCTTTATCATCGCCTGGAGCAGCTGGCTGTTAAGCTATAACCAGCTCTATCTGGCGCTGCCGGTGGAGATCCAGCGCGCAGGGGGCAGCGAGAAAGATCTCGGCCCGCTGTTTATGCTGGCGTCCGGGCTGGTGATCCTCTTTCAACTGCCGCTGGCACGCTTTGCCCGGCGGGTAGGCGCGGTGCGCATCCTGCCGGTGGGATTTTTGCTTATAGCAAGCGCGTTTCTGAGCGTCGCGCTGTTTGCGTCCTCAGAACCAGCAACCGGGTTGCTGCGTCTGCTGCCTGCCGCCTGCTTTGTCACGCTGCTCACCACCGGGCAGATGCTGCTGGTACCTGCGGGGAAAGACGTGGTGCCATGGTTTGCCAGCGAGTCGACCTTAGGCGCGCACTATGACGCACTGGCCACCGCAGGCGGCTGTGCGGTACTGGCGGGGAATTTACTGCTTGGCGATCTGCTTGACCAGGCGCTGACCCCGTCCGTCGGGGCGATCGTTCCGTGGCTGGTGCTGGCGGTGTTCCCGCTGTGCAGCGCCATCGCCATGGTGATTATTTGCCGTCCGATGCGCAGACCAGGAGCCTGA
- a CDS encoding nitrous oxide-stimulated promoter family protein → MSGKRIAREKETIRKMIALYEKQCPQASKEAGHYAALNEYADKRLDKCVFGEEKPACKQCPVHCYQPAKREEMKQVMRWAGPRMLWRHPILTVRHLIDDRRPVPELPEKYRPKK, encoded by the coding sequence ATGTCAGGAAAACGCATCGCACGCGAGAAAGAGACCATCCGTAAGATGATCGCGCTGTATGAAAAGCAGTGCCCGCAGGCGTCGAAAGAGGCGGGACACTACGCGGCGCTGAACGAGTACGCCGACAAGCGGCTGGATAAATGCGTCTTTGGCGAAGAGAAACCGGCCTGCAAGCAGTGCCCGGTCCACTGCTATCAGCCGGCTAAACGTGAAGAGATGAAACAGGTGATGCGCTGGGCGGGGCCGCGCATGCTGTGGCGTCACCCGATTTTAACCGTGCGCCATCTGATCGACGATCGCCGCCCGGTGCCTGAGCTTCCGGAAAAGTACCGCCCAAAAAAATAA
- a CDS encoding SymE family type I addiction module toxin: MSDICISRPHRQLTVGYFRKRHEDRKTKIPTRYSVHAALSLKGDWLEEAGFKTHSRVRVQVEQGKLVIELVAEEAS; the protein is encoded by the coding sequence ATGTCAGATATCTGTATTTCCAGACCCCACCGTCAGCTCACCGTGGGCTATTTCAGAAAGCGTCACGAAGATCGCAAGACCAAGATCCCGACGCGCTACAGCGTACACGCCGCGCTGAGCTTAAAGGGCGACTGGCTGGAGGAGGCTGGTTTTAAAACCCACTCCCGGGTACGGGTGCAGGTGGAACAGGGGAAATTAGTGATTGAACTGGTTGCGGAAGAGGCCTCGTAA